From Oceanidesulfovibrio indonesiensis:
ACCTTGCTGGAATCCTCCGGCCGTGTGGTCTTCGAAGAACTGGTCATGGGCATCGAGCGCGATGGCGTCGATCTGCCCGAGCGACGCGTGGAGAGCTTCGACGAACTCATGGCCGTACTCGCAGGCGAACACGCCAGAGCAGATGCCGACCGCGACAGGCCGTGGCATGCGCTTCTGGCGCTCATCAACGAGTTGCAGGCCACCCGGCGTCAGACCATACTCACCTTTTCCAAGGAACAGGCCCGCAAGAAATTCCTGTCCCTGGCCGAAGCTGACGGGCTCAAACCGCGCACCGCCTATGCTCAGGGCGAGCGCGGCCTGTTCGCGCTGGTCTCGGACTTTCGCGGCGGAGCGGATCTGCCCTGGCGTCAGACCGTCATCCTGGGCGAAGACGTCATCCAGCCGCGGGCCGTGGGCAGACCGGCGCCATCCCGGCGTGATTTCGTCGGGCTCAAGACCTTCGACGACCTGAATCCCGGCGACCTGCTGGTGCACCGCGAATACGGCCTGGCCCGGTTCCAGGGGCTCGTGCGGCTGGACCTCGGCGATGTGGGCAACGACTATCTGCTGCTCCATTACCAGGGCGACGACAAGCTGTACCTGCCGGTGGACCGACTCGGCCTTGTCCAGCGCTACAAGGGGCCGGACGGAGTAGCCCCCTCCCTGGACAAGCTGGGCGGCGTGGGCTGGATGCGCACCCGGGAAAAGGCCCGCAAGGCGGTGGAGAAGATCGCCCAGGATCTCGTGGAGATGTATGCCTACCGCAAGATCGCAAAGGGCTATGGCTACGGGCCGCCCAACGAGATGTTCCGGGAGTTCGAGGCGTCCTTCGGCTTCGAGGAAACGCCGGACCAGGAGCGGTCGATCAACGATGTCCTGGCGGACATGGAGAAGGACGAGCCCATGGACCGGCTGGTGTGCGGCGACGTGGGGTTCGGCAAGACCGAGGTCGCCATGCGCGCAGCGTTCCGCGCCGCCCTGGACGGCCGGCAGGTGGCGGTGCTCTGTCCCACCACTGTGCTCGCGGAGCAGCACTTCCAGAATTTCCGTGCGCGCATGAAAGAGTTTCCGGTCAACGTCGCCATGCTCAGCCGCTTCGTGTCCAGGGATTCGCAGCGCACCATCGTGCAGGCCGCCAAACGCGGGCAGGTGGACATCCTCATCGGCACGCATCGGATACTGTCCAAGGACGTGCAACTCCCCAATCTGGGCCTGCTTGTGCTGGACGAGGAACAGCGCTTCGGCGTGAAGCACAAGGAACGGCTCAAAGCCATGAAGAAACAGGTGGACGTGCTGACCCTGACAGCCACGCCCATCCCCCGCACATTACAGCTCTCCTTGTCCGGCGTACGTTCGCTGTCCGTCATCGAAACGCCCCCGCGCGACCGCAAGCCGGTGGAGACGGCGATATTGAATCGCGAGCCTCTGATGCTCAAGGCCATCCTCAAAAACGAGCTGGAACGCAAGGGCCAGGTGTTCTGGGTGCACAACCGCGTCCAGGGGCTGGAAGCCGTGCGGGATTTTGTGGTCAAGCTCGTTCCCGAAGCGCGGGTGGGCATGGCCCACGGGCAAATGGCCGAGCGCACTCTGGAGGAAACCATGCACGCCTTCTGGCACGGCGAGCTGGACGTGTTGGTGTGCACCTCCATCATCGAGTCCGGGCTCGATTTTCCCCGCGCCAACACCCTTGTGGTGGACCAGGCGCACATGTTCGGGCTGGGGCAGCTCTACCAACTGCGGGGCAGGGTGGGGCGGTCCGACCGCCAGGCCTACGCATACTTCGTAACGCCGGATCAGGAGCGACTCTCCGACGTGGTGCGCAAACGGCTGCGCGTGATCATGGACCTGGACTACCTGGGCGCAGGGTTCCAGGTGGCCATGGAGGACCTGCGCCTGCGCGGGGCAGGCAACATTCTGGGCGAGTCGCAGTCCGGCCACATCGCCAGGATCGGCCTCGATCTATTTCTGGAAATGCTCGAGATGGAAGTGGCGCGGCTCAAAGGCGGCCCGGTGCGCCAGGAGATCGAGACCGAACTCGTCATCGGGTTCGAGGCGAACATACCCGAAGATTACATCGCCGACGCCGGCGAGCGGCTCACGTACTACAAAAGCCTGTCCTCGGCGCGGGACGAGGAGCTGAGGCGGGATCTCAAGGCCGAGATACGAGACCGCTACGGGCCGCTGCCCACGCCGCTGGTGAATTTCCTGGCAGTGCTGGAGCTCAAGGCCGTTTGCGCCGCGTTGGGCGTGGAAAAGGCCGAACTATTCGAGTCGGTGGTGCGACTCACGTTTCTTACAGAAGGTTCACCTGTGGCCCCGGATGAGCTCGTGGCATGGGTAGCCGGGCGAGGGGGGCGCGCCAGGCTGGCGCCGCCGGCCACCTTGGAGTTGCGCCTTGAAGAAAAGGGCGATATCAACTCACGGTTGGAAGATGCAGGCAGACAGCTCGGCGAGCTGTTGCCGAAAGAGAAGCCCGTCCGGGCCTCCTGACCAGTCAGGTCCATCGGCATGGGCAAACCGTGTCTGGCGATTCCCTGTTTCAGACTGAATACTCCATGAATTCATCGATGTTACGCATTGTCATCTTCGCCGTAGCGCTTTTTGCACTCATTGCAGCGTCCGGTTGCGACTATGAGGAACCGCGCGAGGAGGGCGTCGTCGCGCGCGTCAACGGTGAGCCTATCTATCTGCACGAGCTTGAGAACGCCTACGATATTCAGCATCTCGGCTGGACGGCCGACAGCGAACTGACCGTGGGACGGCTCAGAAGCCAGTACGGCAAGGTTCTTACAACCCTTATCGTGCAGAAGCTCGTGGAGCAGGAGTTGCAGTCCCGCGGCATTGCCGTTCCGCCGGAGCGGGTGAACCAGGCCGAAGCGCAGGTGCGTGTGGACTACCCCAAGGACGAGTTCGAGAAGATTCTCGTCGAGGAGTACATCGATCTCGACGCCTGGCGTGAGCATCTTCGCGCGAGCATCGCCAAGCAGGTGTTCATGGAGGAGGTGCTGCGGCCGCGCATCACGCTGGACTACGATGAGATCGAAGCGTATTACAAAGCCCACAGGGAAGAATTCAACAGGCCCGCGCGCATTCAGTTCGCGCTGATCTCCGGTCCGGAGCGGCGTATGGTGCGGGACGCCGCCACGCTGTATCTGGAAGGCGGTGACGAGCGACAACTCAGGCAAGCGTATCCGCGTGTAAGCCTGCAGGAAATGACGGTGCGCAAGGATCGGCTTCCTTCGCACTGGCAGGAGGCGCTGGAATCGCTCGATCCCTCCGAAGCAAGCTCTGTGACGGCGGGTCAGTCCGGTTTCGAGACCATCATTCTCAAACAGCGCTTTGCCGCGGAAACCCTGGACGCAGCCCGTGCCTATCCCATCGTGGAGCGCATCCTTCTGGAACGAAAACAGCAAACAGCATTTGAGGGATGGCTCGAGGATAAGCTGGACAATGCCACGGTATTGATCAGCGAGCACTTGATTCCGGGTGCTTCGGAGGAAGAGAGCCTGCCGGTTCGTGGGGCTGAGGAAACGGAGCCGCGGCCCTACTGGGGTGAGGCTCCGGAACGCGACCAGCCGGATGAAGAACGGGTGCCGGAAAGCGAGCTTGTGCCGGATGCGCTGGACGGCCAGAACGCCGGCGCCGACAATTAGCACAGACAGCCGGAACAGAGCCGCCAGACGCGAATGATGCGGCGACATACAGGCTCTGGATCGGCACTTCGGAGGATTTACGTGAGAGAATTTCTCGTTTCTGTCTTCCTGGCGGCGCTGGCCAGTCTGGTCGTTGCATCGTCTCCGGCCAGGGCCGCCGAGGTCATTGATGGTATAGCCGCCGTTGTCAACGGCGAGATCATCACCCTGGGCGATCTGGACAAGGAACTTGAGGAGCGCATGGCGGAAGCGCAGGTGCCTGAAGGTTACTCCATGGCCGAAATTCGGGATCGCGGTCGTCGAATGCTGCTGGAGTCGATGATCAACGACATCCTGGTGCGGCAGGAAGCAGAGCGCCTCGGGCTCGATGTCTCACGAGTGGACATCGAGAACACCATACGCAGAATCCGGGAGGAACAGGGCCTGACGGTGGAGGAGTTCCGAAATCAGCTGGCGCTCCGAAACATGACGCGCGAGAAATACGCCGATACGATTCGCAATCAGCTCCGCAAGCAGCGGCTGATCGGCTATATGGTCCATCAGCGTGTTGCGGTGAGCGACAGGGAGCTGGCCGAACATATCCAGCGCAGCAGCATGGGCTCCTCGGGCATGGACGACTACGGCCTGGAAGAAATGCAGAGGGCGATGGGATTCGGAGATACGGCGCCGTTGGATGCCGCCCCCCAGGTGGGGCAGCCCGGCGCCAAGGTGTCATTGTCGATAATCATCGTCGGATCGCAACAAGCCGCCGAGAAACTCCGCGCGGAAGTGGCTTCCGGCCAACGGGATTTTGCCGCAGCGGCGAAGGAGCTCTCTCAGGGGCCAGGCGCTGACGAAGGCGGCTCCCTCGGAGAAATTTCCCTGTCCGAACTGGGCGCGCCCATCAGGCAAGCCGTCAGCAACATTGCTCCCGGCGAGGTTTCCGACGTGTTCGAACTTGCCGAGCAGTACGCGTTCGTGAAGCTGCACAGCGCCCCTGAATCCGGGCAGACCGCTTCGGAGTCGGAATCCGAACCGGCAAAGACCGAACCCCGCGGTGCTTCCGTTTCTCAGGAAACGGAATCCTCTCCCGACGCGGTTCTTTCCCGGTATTCGAAGTCCGAAATCGAGCAATTGCGTGAACGCCTCCGCCAGCAGAAGCTCGAGGCGCGCTTCAGCCAGTATATGCAACAACTCCGTGACAAAGCGGTCATCCGTATCAATCTCTAACCGCGTCGCAGTCACGACAGGAACCCGATGTCTCTGAAGGAACTGGGAGAAAAACTGCGCGAGGAGCGCAAGCGGCAAGGGCTTTCGCTGGATGAAGTTCAGCAGCGTAGCAAAATCGCTCCGAACGTTCTCGAAGCCATCGAGGAAGGCCGCCAGGAACTCCTGCCTCATCCCGTATATGTCAAGGGGTTTCTCAAGACCTACATCTCGGTTCTCGGGATGGCCCCCGACGATCCCGAACTGGGACTCGATACGCTTTTCGAGGGAGAAGAGCCCCCGCGTTCCAAGGTCCGGCGGCACAGACCTCTGACCGACGTCACGCCGTACCCCATGCAGCGCGAGCAAAAGCGCAGCAACAAACTGCTCATACTGTTCATTCTGTTGTTGCTGGCAGCCGGCGGCGGGTTCTTCATCTGGAAATCATTGCAAAATGCCGTGCCGCCTTCCGTGGAAGACAACGCGACCATGGGCGAAGACACCACGGAAACGCCGGTTGTCCGGGAGTCTGGTCCTGCTGCGGACGATTCTCAGCCGAGTCGGGCCGTGGCGCCCGAGGTCGCGCCTGCGGATTCCAGCCAGGACAACGCCACAGCCGCCAATGCTTCAGCCACCGCTTCCGATGCGACAAATGCAACGACGACCGGAGGGGTGGACAGCGAAATCGAAAACATCGCGCGATCCATCGAATCGACTGCATCCGAAGCTGAAAACAGCACGGAAGCGGATGTTGTGCCGGCGGCCGAGGCGGCCAACTCGTCGGCAGCGATGAGCGAGTCGCTCAGCCCCGAGAAACAAACGCTGTACGAACAGGCCCTGAACTCCGAGCCCG
This genomic window contains:
- the mfd gene encoding transcription-repair coupling factor, yielding MLPAELKEFVRTRRGVVRVLKSGAAGRAFVAQHLLESGASPVVVVRGAEDLAQVRAVLSLAGQSGGRRDAWIELPGYASTSPFAYDGRGGRERALWARRMAALYAMAQTDKPRGILLTVDNMLPKWPPRRVLESNTLDLVKGEELSTDIMLEQAVAWGYERVGMVTRPGELSRRGDILDVFCPSYEYPLRLEFFGDTLEDLRLFDPTTQRAVENLHEATLIPVTPSVADPELIQAARRRVEELEKGAILDASTAKAAQAALQDEPGAVHPGLFYEDACFLEEWLPKNRVFLLGATEVLDAVLEEALWSWELSIRERLGGADAFAEEEDDQGETVPAGGLRPIVTRNRAEARTLLESSGRVVFEELVMGIERDGVDLPERRVESFDELMAVLAGEHARADADRDRPWHALLALINELQATRRQTILTFSKEQARKKFLSLAEADGLKPRTAYAQGERGLFALVSDFRGGADLPWRQTVILGEDVIQPRAVGRPAPSRRDFVGLKTFDDLNPGDLLVHREYGLARFQGLVRLDLGDVGNDYLLLHYQGDDKLYLPVDRLGLVQRYKGPDGVAPSLDKLGGVGWMRTREKARKAVEKIAQDLVEMYAYRKIAKGYGYGPPNEMFREFEASFGFEETPDQERSINDVLADMEKDEPMDRLVCGDVGFGKTEVAMRAAFRAALDGRQVAVLCPTTVLAEQHFQNFRARMKEFPVNVAMLSRFVSRDSQRTIVQAAKRGQVDILIGTHRILSKDVQLPNLGLLVLDEEQRFGVKHKERLKAMKKQVDVLTLTATPIPRTLQLSLSGVRSLSVIETPPRDRKPVETAILNREPLMLKAILKNELERKGQVFWVHNRVQGLEAVRDFVVKLVPEARVGMAHGQMAERTLEETMHAFWHGELDVLVCTSIIESGLDFPRANTLVVDQAHMFGLGQLYQLRGRVGRSDRQAYAYFVTPDQERLSDVVRKRLRVIMDLDYLGAGFQVAMEDLRLRGAGNILGESQSGHIARIGLDLFLEMLEMEVARLKGGPVRQEIETELVIGFEANIPEDYIADAGERLTYYKSLSSARDEELRRDLKAEIRDRYGPLPTPLVNFLAVLELKAVCAALGVEKAELFESVVRLTFLTEGSPVAPDELVAWVAGRGGRARLAPPATLELRLEEKGDINSRLEDAGRQLGELLPKEKPVRAS
- a CDS encoding SurA N-terminal domain-containing protein encodes the protein MLRIVIFAVALFALIAASGCDYEEPREEGVVARVNGEPIYLHELENAYDIQHLGWTADSELTVGRLRSQYGKVLTTLIVQKLVEQELQSRGIAVPPERVNQAEAQVRVDYPKDEFEKILVEEYIDLDAWREHLRASIAKQVFMEEVLRPRITLDYDEIEAYYKAHREEFNRPARIQFALISGPERRMVRDAATLYLEGGDERQLRQAYPRVSLQEMTVRKDRLPSHWQEALESLDPSEASSVTAGQSGFETIILKQRFAAETLDAARAYPIVERILLERKQQTAFEGWLEDKLDNATVLISEHLIPGASEEESLPVRGAEETEPRPYWGEAPERDQPDEERVPESELVPDALDGQNAGADN
- a CDS encoding SurA N-terminal domain-containing protein, which encodes MREFLVSVFLAALASLVVASSPARAAEVIDGIAAVVNGEIITLGDLDKELEERMAEAQVPEGYSMAEIRDRGRRMLLESMINDILVRQEAERLGLDVSRVDIENTIRRIREEQGLTVEEFRNQLALRNMTREKYADTIRNQLRKQRLIGYMVHQRVAVSDRELAEHIQRSSMGSSGMDDYGLEEMQRAMGFGDTAPLDAAPQVGQPGAKVSLSIIIVGSQQAAEKLRAEVASGQRDFAAAAKELSQGPGADEGGSLGEISLSELGAPIRQAVSNIAPGEVSDVFELAEQYAFVKLHSAPESGQTASESESEPAKTEPRGASVSQETESSPDAVLSRYSKSEIEQLRERLRQQKLEARFSQYMQQLRDKAVIRINL
- a CDS encoding helix-turn-helix domain-containing protein, whose translation is MSLKELGEKLREERKRQGLSLDEVQQRSKIAPNVLEAIEEGRQELLPHPVYVKGFLKTYISVLGMAPDDPELGLDTLFEGEEPPRSKVRRHRPLTDVTPYPMQREQKRSNKLLILFILLLLAAGGGFFIWKSLQNAVPPSVEDNATMGEDTTETPVVRESGPAADDSQPSRAVAPEVAPADSSQDNATAANASATASDATNATTTGGVDSEIENIARSIESTASEAENSTEADVVPAAEAANSSAAMSESLSPEKQTLYEQALNSEPVARHAPADGGGQSVQVVALEPCWVGFTLDQDAPKDFYLYAGQRAIVRFDKTLVLRVGNAGGVRFHYNDELFPTNYKSGEVRELRFPPTPE